CCTGCACTACTAAACACCAAAAAGGAAGTTGCGGTGAAGGCTACCATCATGCCCACCATGGAGATAAAGAGTGTTATAAGTCCAAACACCAACTTCGAAGGTAATGACTTGAAGAAATCTTCTTCTATGTAACGTGATGTGagaattgacaaaaaaataactattgaaGTCGAAGAGGAACACAATGCTATTGAATCTGATATGAAGAATACCATAAACCAGTTTCTTCTATAAAAGATAGGAGTGCCTGTTTCTTGATTGCTGCCACCTGGTACACTGAATGCTGCAGCAAAAATCACAGTGGCAATCAATGTTGCCACGATCATGCAATTGTTTGCTGTGTCCTTCATCCACTTTTCGCCATCTTTCTGCAAATGTGCATGTGTCTTTATAAATATCTCCTTAGGTGTTTGCCCTTTGGAATTCCTTCTGCTCACATATGATTGCGGCACAATCTTTTGTATCTCCTACAATTGACTAGGTATAAATTGACAAGTAACAGTTAACCATTACATATGCaaccagaagaagaaaaaaaaacatattatcaCTCACCTTAAACCACAACAACTCCCGTTGCATTTGAAGGGCTGCCCCTGATACGATATTTAGTCGATCTGAAGGAGCCAATTTTCCAGCTAAATGCAACATGTTCTCTTTGGTTTTTAAAGTAGTATAGGATGCAAGACTATCCTTGTCAGCACCTATCTCAAATATTAGATTGAATACACTCTCGTGCCGATATAAAATAGCAATGTGAAAgatactcattttatttttatcttgttGCCATATAAGGTCAGGATAAGAGCGTGCAAGTATAATTAAGAATTCCACATTTCCAACTTTTGCAGCTTCAAATATTAAATCGATATTATTGTTAACCAAGTTTGATGAGAACTGTTTGTCTGGAATTCCAACCCTTTTCCAAAGTTCTTCAACTAATTGATGGGATAATGTCTTCATCAAAGCTTTGTTATAGATCCCTTTGAACCCTATGGTTGAGAAAAGAATTTATTCAGAAATCAGAGATGGTTTGGTAATGAAGAAATATTAAatctatataattatttttccaaTATCCAAAGTAAAAAACTATATTGAAAgctttataaaagaaaaacgcTAAGATAACTAAAGTATTACATGCGGCTACTTGCATCCtaattattgacttcttaaGATaagttttgtcttttgaatttACGTAAAAAGGAATGCTAGCTTTTGCCAAAATAGGAAAACCTTACTACCCATGTTCTTGTGTGTGTATAAAATAAAGGGTTAAAAGTACAATAGATTGAGACATATGGAGATGAAAATAACTTATTTCAAAGAATTTTTCGTAGTTTAGAAGTAGATATCATCTAAAGatttaatgaaatcaaataagAGCATTTTCCCATGCCAAGGTAATTTGTGTAAAATTGCCATCAAGTTGTGattaatgtaataaaagaacTACTTGGGAAATGTCCTATATATGTTTTCCATTAAAGAAGTTTGGGGTGGAGGCAGACTAACAAGAGTACTTTAAGAGACTTTTCCGGAATATTGATAGCTGACTTTCGCTGCCAATTGCAAAAGGTTTCCTCGCCAGCATTTTCAACGATCCCAACCAGCATTCAGTGCCGGCAGTTGCTATGTTTGGATCCATATCCAAAATTTTCAATGCTACATCTGTATGTCCGGATAAAAAAGGCACATTAATTTGATCATTATCTAAAGGTTGGTTAAGAAATTGTTATATAATATGGTCGCTAATATTGCAATGAAGTTGTGTAACTTCCTCAACTTCATCAAACAAAGTTATATTCAGATGTAGGGCTTACCAAACATATCGTTGTAAATAGTATACTCAAGGAGCTCAATGCGTTTTGCATTAGTCAAATGTTCAAGACCAGTCAGAGCGAATAGATACGAGACCATGTTCGTATGTCCTAGATAAGCTGCAACAATGAGTGGTGTGTCTTCATTGACATCCTGGATCGATAGCAGTTTATTGTTCATTTCCACCACCTGCTCTGCAATTCTGAGGTTTCCTGATTGAGCAGCAGAGTGAAGGACCGTAAATCCATATGTTGTTTTCAATTCCAAGTCCTCCGGAGTACTCAcgatcaatttcaacaattttgtaaTAAAAGTGGTGTGTTGTGCAGCCGCCGCAATGTGAACTGCTGTCGCTTGCTCTTTCGATATGGGAGCTCGAACATAGTGTGGGTATTTCTCAAGAAAGGCCTTAGCAGCCGGCCAATCACCTTTTATGGCAGCGTAAAGGAGGGGACGACACGGGCCACTACTACATTCAACATCTAATGTCCTTTTCcctgaaattttttctaaaaaaaaaaaaaaaaaagaccaaacgTATTAATTACAGCTTGTGGTGAAAAATCACCACTAGGATGCATTCTAGGACCAAACGTATCTGCAGGTAGCAAGTGAAatcttgtcttcttcttctttcttctgtgTGTGGGCTGAAAAAGTTCATTGACCTTTACTCTTCCATAAAAGAAAGAAGTTTGCTCAagacttataaagcccacaacccaagtataccttggcaatgtgtgATTCtgaacacgccccctcacgtgttaCACTATTATCCGAACACGTGTACAACATGAGGAAAAGCCCAATATTGTCAAAGGTCTtgaagctctgatactatgACAAAATTCATTGAAACTTACTCTACCACAAAATGCACGTTAAAGGAAGAGGTTTACTCAAGACTTATAATGCCCACAACCCAACTATACCTTGGCattgtgggactcttaacatgAGCTTGCGTGTTTGTAattgttcttttgtttcatgATTTGTATTCTTGTTTTGGCCTCAAGAAAGTGCTTAACACAACATTTTGGCTCATTTCACAATCCAGTTTTTGCTAGGTAGAATGAAAATGAAACAAAGGACAAAGTTTCCTTTAAACTTAGTTTAGAGTCAATAAAAATGTCAAGTGTTCCTtgaacatgtgagaaacatatttttttaataacaacgACAAAgttagaaaaaattttattaaaaaattatgtgattctcatatgttatttaaaaagcatgtgtttctcacatggaAATGAACGCATAACATTTTTATAGACTATGTTGGAGAAATAAATCAAACACATTCATAACATTTTTCTTGAAGATAATTCGAAAATAAACTAGCTAGGTCACATGTctatttaattgattgcatgtGAGAAAAAGACATGAGTAATGCTAGGTACCATTCTTTTACCCTCCCAAAGttgatgtgtttttaaaattactatttgatcaaaatttaatagtgattcatcctaattaaatttaaaggaaaacttcATTTAACCTCTTTGAATTGTTGTTGCTTTTGCAACTACCTCTCTAAACTTGAAAAATTGTCAAattagtgtatcaatctttcatttttttttctttttttttaaaataataaaaaaaaaaaaaaatcatttaccagtctattaggatttttttgttaaatcctatcaaagtTCCCAAAataaccctattttttttttaaaaaaaaaaatcaaatatttaggaattttgcaaattctattaaattcttgCCAACACCTCATtcttgcaagttttttttttttttttttttttgttttccttaaaaaaataggggtacggtatttttaaaattttaacactcctccattgtgatttaacagaaaatcctaacagatgagagaaattaaaaaaaataaaataaaatgaaatactgatacactaaattaagagtttttaagtttaagaagataattataaatatgagaaatgtTCAGAGaaaataagtgaagttttttttaaattcaatggCGATTTTAAAAGTcttatcaaattaattaaatgaaaagaataaaaagttggTTTGTATCATTATTCCAAAAAGAGAGGTACTTACTTGGGCTTGGCTCCGGTATATGTATCCGCACGGATTCTCCTTGGGACGAGCCAGCATTTAAGGTAGTCGAGGTATCTTCAGCAAGAGCCGCTGCCTGAGATTCCAACGATGGAACGGTAGATCTTCCTTCTTGTTGGATTGCATTAACATCATAATACGATATTATAGAGCTAAGACTAGAGCTGCCGGGGGAATCCACCTTTGCCTTTTGTCTTCCAGTATCAGGCGTGTTGATAGCaccttcttccatttttcttttctggtttgataaaaatataactaatagAAAATTGGCATATGAACATTTTTAGATAAGTAATGTATTGAGATACCTACATGTTAAAGATTTAGAGAGAGGAAAGATTCGAGAGTAAAtgctttttgttaattttttcatttttcttgctCATTTCAAGTTTTCTTCCTTAAACTTACACAACCCAAACTGATAGATAGCCTAGTTGCAGTTTGGACCATAACTACAAATTTAGAGGGCGAGACTGATTTGATTAAGACTTAAATATGTTTTCTTAACaaatttaaagactaaatttttttaacaattccCCCCTAGTCCGTCACTGGTTGTAGTCTATTTTTATCATGATTTGCGATTCAATTTTAGCAGGACAATAACATTGCATGAAGCGATCCCTCACAACAAACTTATTGatccttttctccttttctcgTCTGTTTTTTCATAAACTTTTCTTCTATCAGATTTGCAAAATAGTAAATATTATAAGAACCACATGACAAAAGTACCAAGCTAGATTTTGATTTACGGAtttggaaagaagaagaaaaaggtacgATGCTTGttagtgttaaaaaaatatacagGTATTGACAATATTATTACTTACTATTCGAATTCTAGCCGTTACAGATTGGGCTTCAGAGCCTCTTGGGCAGTCCGAACAAATGGTAGTCTTTTGATACTCAACCTAGCTTGCAGGAGTTTTGGCCAGAAAGTCGGGTAGATTGATAAGATGATATTCATCATTATATTGAGACAAAAACAGATGGACAAATTAAAACACTATTGTTCGGTAGTCGACAACATATACTTTTTGAAAGTTgttttcttcccaaaataaaggtagttttttttattttttaaaaataaattaaagtgggagaccacattgccacataagcaaggtggtaaaaaattgtatatttaggtggtagtgaatcattaccctttctataataattaaataaaggcactacaaaaaataattaagctcATTAGCCTCCATATCAATGTTGCCCCTAATGAGCTAGTACTTTATCATCGCTAATGGGGTCATCGCAAATAATCGAAAGCAAATGTTCGATAAATAACGGCGAGGGTCGCTGCTAAAATCTTTCCAAAACAGCccgcttattaaaaaaaaatcccgccaagttattagcggcaACCGTCAAAATCGGCTGCTAATAATCGACTATTAGCGGCGCCTTTTAACAGTAGCCGCTAATATATTTCCACAACAGCTAGCTTGtacattgaaaaaaaatcccgccaagttattagcggcgactAAAAAATCGACACTAATATTAATGCTTTTGTAAATTAGCGTCGACTAGTAATACAGACAATTTTGTCACCGCTAATTGTTGATTATTAGCTACAACGCCGCTAATATAAGGCATTATCAGTAGCCACTTTGACGTCGCCACTAAAAAGTTGAACGCTAATGAAGCATATTTTTGTAGTGAGGAAATTAAAATTACATATAATCCTCTCAAACTAttacttcattgtcaatgttccctcaaattaccaattgtatcaatgtctaGAGTAATACTAAAAGTCGGAAGCCCTTCTTATGTCcttcaaaaaatgaggtgacttttaaagaTCAATCATGAGAGTATTTCAAGAATGAATGATGCTGCTTCTGTTTTTCATAAGTGAAtcactgttagtttttgtatttcttttagtgaatcatttttttaaaattttatttattttaatataaacgAATCATTGTTACTTTTGGcctcgtttttttttaaatgaaacatCATAAGACGCGTTTTGCTTTTGTGCTTTTTGCTTTTGCGAAGGTGCTTAACTCTTGCTCTAGGAGACTAAGACTAGCTAGGACGACTAGGAGGAGTCTACgacactttctgattttttaacgCCAGATCACATGCAAGCAACTGTGTCGATTTCTGTGTTTTTTCTTCGACGGCTCCCCGGCCAACTCCATCCAAGTGAAGCCCCAGTCTCAAAATGCGCCAGTAAATAAATGAAACAATTGAATAAGAGTAAagcacaaagtaataaaaaataaacaacaaacgAAAGGAATTCATGGAAGAAGTCTTAAGTTTGAACCATGTCTTTTAtatttaccttttattttaattaaatattcaatatgtTGAGTTTCACCCATTAAAAATAGAGTTAGAGCCAATACgtgaaaataaatgttaaagttTTAGGGCTAAACTTACCTCTTTCTATAAATGGTGAGTTAACATGGATGAACATTTGAGATATTCTTATTTCCTTGCTAAGTAAGGATCACATTGTTTAGAGTTATTTGTCTCCAAATTAATTACACTAGCTCATAACTCGCGCCATGCGTggaatttttcattataatttaatttcaaaatttaaatgcaTCTCCATCGTACTTTTCagtattataggttaaaaaaggcgtgtaaaaaaaaaatatcacaatacCTCTTTCAATATGCAAAAACATTAGGATTTAAGTGTCTCAGCACCACTAACGTCAAGCAGAACCGCCTCATCGAAAAACTCTGACATCCGGCTAGGGGAAAGAGTATCAAAATCAGGAATGTCCGATAGGTGTTGTGAACATGCTGGGTGTCGACCAGGGAATGCGGGGACTGGTACCCAGGCTCATCGGAGAGTGTCAGTCAGTACGCTGCCGGTGTGTGCACAATGTCGCCAAATCTTGACCCCTATGCTGACTGTGCACTAGTGCTAGCACCATCATCCCTAGAGGGTGTCTGCTCGACCGGTGGCCTCCGTGCTAGGAGTTTAAAACCCCTAAAACTCTTCCTAGGAGAACTCATCTTAACCTGTGAATTAGAGAAAAATCAATAAGACAAACAACAATTCAAGTCCACTTGGTATTACAAGCAACAAAcgtcttaattttatatttagggGCATTTTCGTAATTTCAAAAGTGTAAAATTACGAAAATGCTCCTGTATAATTTCGAACACATGAAATTTAGTTAATTGACACATTATGTATACCTAAATTTTATTCAAGGAATAGACgccttaattttatatttaggggcatttttgtaatttcgaACGTGTAAAATTACGAAAATGCCCCTTGATAATTTCAATCACCTAAAATTACTCAATTCCCCGCATTACGTATACCTAAAATTTATTCAAGAAACAAACgtcataattttatattcagGGGCATTTTCGTAATTTCAAACATGTGAAATAACGAAAATGTCCCTGTGTAATTTCAATCACGTGAAATTTAGTTAATTGACACATTATGTATACCTAAACTTTATTCAAGGAATAGACgccttaattttatatttaggggcattttcgtaatttttaACATGCAAAATTACGGAAATGCCCCTTGATAATTTCAATCACCTAAAATTACTCAATTCCCCGCATTACGTGTACCTAAAATTTATACAAGGAACAAACGTCATAAGTTTATATTCAGGGGCATTTTCGTAATTTCAAACATGTGAAATTACGAAAATGCCCCTGTGTAATTTCAAACACATGAAATTACCTAAAACCCCAAATCAACATTAATCCTATTCAAACTTCCCTCCCAACACAACAACATGCATTTGATTACACTGCCCATAGAACTACAACAcaacacaatcatcaaacaagCATACATCCATATCATAAACAATCAACAATATTCAACAATCAACAAGCATaatttaggggaaaaaaaaaaaacaaaactattgTTTTAGATGATCGGGGATATATACCTTGATTAACCGGTGGTCGAAAGTGTGATGCCGGAgatagagaggagagagaacacCGGAGATagagtggagagagagagatgatcgaGATATGCAGGGGAAACCAGACGGTTGCGGGGAAGAAGATGagttttagtaacgtgcaaataaTTGAACGttactattaatataaaaatactaacgtGATGTTAATTGCACGTTACTGTTATTACTAAATTGTAACACTATTAGTATTTGCACATTACTGATGAAATACGTTATTAATGTGAAACATATCACGTTAGTATTTTTATGTAATGTGAACAGAATCAAACGTTAGTATTCCACTAACGTGACGATTTCTCACGTTTCTAAAAATTTGAGCACGCACGATTTTTCCCGCAATTTCCCGAGGCATTTATACTAACCTGTCaaattatcacgttactataGTAGTAACGTGACAAATGGCCCACATTActtgtaattaaatagtaacCTGATCCTAATATCATGTTACTAATATAGTTATGTGGAGTGTAACCCAACCCCACGTtattataaattgcaattattatttagggagaacttcacaaaagggtatcgaactataccGCATTTTTACAGAAGGATACTGAATTATCATTCCTCTCGAACCCggggttttaactatcaaaatgaatCCTAGAAGGGCATTCCGTCTATTCTCAGCGTTAAAACGCAACGGAAGTTGattcacgtgacttccacgtgacttttttaatgGATTTGGTCTTCTTTGCCCCTGACTTCAACGGATACATCAAGTCTGAAACCTCCTTCACAAAGCACTTATCTCATATACATTGATACACTCTCAGCTCATACATACACTCTCAGCTTCGGCCTACCTCCATCAACGCGTGAAAGGTAGGTTTTTTTGCATGAGTTAATTTCTTCCCTTCTTCACGTGGAAGCGATCATAACCTATGTCCGACAGTGAATCGAGCTCGGCAACCTCTACCGGTCCACTGTGTAAATGTGGATTGAAAGCATGTTCGTGGACATCCTTCACCATGTAAAATTTTGGTAGAAGGTTTTATTCTTGTGTAAATTACAAGGTAAATAATTtcttcccccaatttttttttccccttagggTTCCatctttattttcaaattttttttttttttcccctttaggGTTCCATCTCtgttttcccaattttttttcctaagggTTCCACAAGTGTTGATTGATGGGATTTTCCGATTATGCAGCAAGAAGCTGTGAaatgtgattattttttatGGCGTGATCCTGAAATGTGTGTATACGGTCTAAGAGTTGTGTCGAGGTTGAGAAAGTGGCACGAGAGTTTGAAGCTTGAACGGGAATTGAGTGGAACCCAGGTCTTGGATAAAGCAGATAAATATAAGTCTGAAGGTGAGAGAAATAAGAATGAAGCTGATAAATGCAGGGAAGAAGCTGAGAAATACAAGTCGAAACTAGAGAGACAGAAGATGAAGCTTCGGTCAGTAGAGAGGAAGTACAAATTTGCCTTTGTTTGTTCATGGGTGATATTTGTGTTGTTGCTTGTTTATCCTCAATCTCACAGCCAGTGCAATGCATCGATGATGATGTTGGCATGAAACTTTTTTGTAATGATGTAATGCCTTGTAATGTTTTGAGTGTTGGTCGGATTGTGTTCAAGGGTGGTAACTGGTTTGTAATTGTTAACCGGATTATGAATTTCCCTTGATAAGTGTATTGTAGTTGTTATCTTTGAAATATTGTTGTTCATGAGTGATATCAATTGCTATGTTGGTTCCAAAGAACTTGTAAATGACCAATATGGTATGTCTTTGTAAAGTTCGATATCCTTTTGTGAAGTTCTCCCTATTATTTAAAAAACgtggctaaaaaaaaattaaaaaaatctataaatcaTCCAAtctatcatgattaatcaataggatcgatagatcaataggataaATAGAtcttccgatcaatcatgatcgaCCAATAAGATTGATAGGTCAATAAGatcaatcgatcatgatagttCTTccgattgatcaataggatcgattgatcatgatcgttcttccgatcgatcatgatcgatgAATAGGATCGAAAGGTCAATAGgatcgattgatcatgatagttCTTCTGATCGAttatgatcgatcaataggatcgataggtCATACGAtcgattgatcaataggatcaatagatcgatagatcaataggatcgattgatcatgatcgatcaataggatcaattggtcaataggatcgatcgatcatgatcgttcttctgatcgatcatgattgatcaataggatcaatagatcttTTGATCGATAGGTCAATAGGAtcgatcaataagatcgatagatcagtAGGATCACGTTACTAATATAGTTACGTGCAAAGTAACTCCACGTTACTACaaattgaaattattattaaaaaaagttgtaaaaataGATCttccgatcgatcatggtaaatcatccgatcgatcttgatagatcaataggattgatcatggtaatttatttatttattttatttttaatttttaatttaatttttaatttttaattttattttttaaaattgaaaaataacacgtgAGAGTGATAGATTCATAAAGTAGTAACGTGCTATTATATTGCAGGTTACTAAGTTTGTAACGTGTAAAGGGTTACAGGTTCCTATTGTGTAAAATAGTAACTTGTAAATTTTTGAACGTCAAAAGTGGTTGCTAATAATCTACTATTAGCGTCGCCTTTTAACAGTCGCTGCTAATATCTTTCCACAACAGCCcgtaaattgaaaaaaaaaaaatcctaccaAATTATTAGTGGCGACGTATTAACGTCGACCAAAAAGTTGACACTGATATTAATGCTTTTGTAAATTAGCATCGACTAGTAGTAGCGACAATTTTGTCACTGCTAATAGTTGATCATTAGCGGCAACACCGCTAAGAAGGCTTTATTAGTAGCCACTTTGAGGTCACCACTAAAAAGTTGGTCGCTAATTAAACATATTTTTGTAGTTAGGAAAAATTACACATAATCCCTTCAAACTAGCACTTCATTATCAATgttctcccaaactaccaattgtgtcaatgtctagAGTATTGCTAAAAGTTGAAATTCCTTTTtgtgtcactcttgtgtccctccaaaaatgaggtggatttttaaattatcattggTTTTGTGATTAATCagtactattgaattttgataaaattgtgattttaaaaagccacttcatttttGGAGGGACATAAGAATAACACATGAAAGACTTCTAGAATTGCATGTGATACTTGTCGTTAATGAAAAAATCCTCTTAGTACTTCCGTCTAGGTTCCATtcccccccaccccaccccaccccaccccacccttttttgttattattaacaATAGGTACCACATGTAATTaatactttttgaaaccgaTGCAGCCTTTTTCATTTTAGCTCTAACCACAGGTACCtatggggtatttaaccctaaaaaaaataatacgtAAACCATTGCCCTCAATATTATATTCACTAAATGTACTAgagttgttaaatcatcacttatcccaaaaccCTAAGCTGTTAGGAGGAGAGTGAGACCCAacatgtggaatatttaattaaaataagggGTGAATTAACGGAGACATGGCTCGAATTATCCAAAAGTTTAACTGAAATGGGAGAGAGAAAtcaataaaaactagaaaagtaAATCATTGCCCTCAATATTATATTCACCCAATTTGTTATGgttattaaatcaccacttatcccaaaagatTAAGCTAGTAGGAATGGataaattcaatcatttaaatttaatttgagtgaaatattaattaaattagaaGGTAAATGACCGAAACAAGATTCAAACTAAAGATATCTActttaatattatgttaaatcaccaactatcccaaaaatttaatttgatagaaataagtaaatttaataattaaatcaataatttaacatattaaattaCCCACTTCTCCCAAAATCTTAACCTTATatgaattaataaatttaattatttaattaattttactttGAAGCATATACTGAAGAGCCAATATAACTAATAtgatttccttaaaaaaaaaaaacaaaaaacaaaaaaaaaaaactaatatgaGTCCTTCAAAGTATATGCTCGAGATGCTCTAAGTGAAtcattgttacttttttttaatagataaataattttcacttttcttttttttaagtgaatgGTTGTTACATTTGATCGactttattcttttgtttttttatttttttatttttgctttcgGGATAGTGCTTCTTGCTTTAGGAATCTACGacacttatttatttttgaacgCTAGTTACATATATACATGATATATGGACCTCGTGATTTCATATCACGTGCAAGCAACTGTGTGAGGAGCgcaaaaatagagtaatgattgaataccacttaaagatacaacttttcaccaccttgcttatgtgttAAGGTGgtccccaccttaatttatttttaaaaaataaaaaaactccaaaaacagtgggggaccaccttgacATATAGgaaaggtggtgaaaagttgtatctttgggtggtgttcaatcattactcGCAAAAATATGAGGATCAAAacagagagatcagagagaccACTAGAGCGAATCAGAGCCAGAGATCGAGCACAATCGAAAATGAAGCGTTTTTTGCTTATCTGGGTCTGGTTCAGATTTTACGATAGATATAAGGGATAAAATGAGAGTTAAAGGATGCTTTCAGATAATTGTTGATTTGTATTCTTGAGcgatttagatgatttgattatctGAAATTAAGTAATTTAATTTGTATATGAAATTATTTAAACATAtgtaaagctctataaatagagtatATATTGTACTCAAATCATATTATAAAGGAAAGATGTAGTTTATAAAACTTTAACGTATGGATGTAGATTATATACGAAACCTCCTTAATCTCTGTGTTTTTTCTCTAGcctttatctctttttattttattattcatttctATAGTGAGTGATCATGGCTTTTTCACTGTTTGATATGTGACCTTGATCCAACAAGTTTCTGATCGGGTTGATTTTGTGTTATggtgcaaaaagaaaaataactgaaGAGAAAACCCCACATAGAAAGTGAGTGATATTTCAAATCGCCTATTTACTTAGATATTTATCATacatttacttaaaaaaattctattagTACTTAAAAAGTCAtttcataccaaaaaaaaaaaatgttggtttggtaaaaaattaaaaggttttTTCTCATTCTAAAAAAGCCCAAAATTATATTGTGGGGGGAAGTTTGAAAATTAGGTTTTTCCTAAAAGTTAAGCTATTTTAAGATTTTCCTTAAGATCCATCGCATTTCCAAATAGACTCTTA
This DNA window, taken from Alnus glutinosa chromosome 5, dhAlnGlut1.1, whole genome shotgun sequence, encodes the following:
- the LOC133869584 gene encoding ankyrin repeat-containing protein ITN1-like yields the protein MEEGAINTPDTGRQKAKVDSPGSSSLSSIISYYDVNAIQQEGRSTVPSLESQAAALAEDTSTTLNAGSSQGESVRIHIPEPSPKKISGKRTLDVECSSGPCRPLLYAAIKGDWPAAKAFLEKYPHYVRAPISKEQATAVHIAAAAQHTTFITKLLKLIVSTPEDLELKTTYGFTVLHSAAQSGNLRIAEQVVEMNNKLLSIQDVNEDTPLIVAAYLGHTNMVSYLFALTGLEHLTNAKRIELLEYTIYNDMFDVALKILDMDPNIATAGTECWLGSLKMLARKPFAIGSESQLSIFRKSLLKYSWFKGIYNKALMKTLSHQLVEELWKRVGIPDKQFSSNLVNNNIDLIFEAAKVGNVEFLIILARSYPDLIWQQDKNKMSIFHIAILYRHESVFNLIFEIGADKDSLASYTTLKTKENMLHLAGKLAPSDRLNIVSGAALQMQRELLWFKEIQKIVPQSYVSRRNSKGQTPKEIFIKTHAHLQKDGEKWMKDTANNCMIVATLIATVIFAAAFSVPGGSNQETGTPIFYRRNWFMVFFISDSIALCSSSTSIVIFLSILTSRYIEEDFFKSLPSKLVFGLITLFISMVGMMVAFTATSFLVFSSAGAWVPFFVITLVSIPVALFVWLHLTLWVDTFLSTYKSRFIFRPHKHRLF